A portion of the Mesobacillus sp. AQ2 genome contains these proteins:
- a CDS encoding sensor histidine kinase has translation MTTATRQILWGLTLGIISFIALTLSYWLAFPAARFSDLWNRELMDIPFVIFTFSISVVLGIAFGMASGIYWRKQFKTVDTWLFQLEEGQQPEIEANQAYAEITSISKRVSKLYKQISEKAMLSQRLATEKAEEQESRIQEIISQERNRLARELHDSVSQQLFAASMLMSAINETKGPSEEREAKQLKMVEEMIHQSQLEMRALLLHLRPVALKGKSLQEGIEELLLELRQKVTMNINWKVEPFPLDKGVEDHLFRILQESISNTLRHAKADQLEVLLIHRDGKVILRVVDDGIGFNVEEAKAGSYGLQNMHERAGEIGGTLKIVSVENKGTRLEVKVPILVAAGEEK, from the coding sequence ATGACAACTGCCACGCGCCAGATTTTATGGGGACTCACCCTTGGAATCATATCGTTTATCGCGCTGACACTGTCCTATTGGCTGGCTTTCCCGGCAGCTCGCTTTTCCGATTTATGGAACCGTGAGCTGATGGACATTCCGTTTGTTATCTTCACTTTCAGCATCAGCGTTGTGCTTGGAATTGCGTTCGGCATGGCTTCAGGCATATACTGGCGCAAGCAATTCAAGACAGTGGACACCTGGCTCTTCCAGCTTGAGGAAGGGCAGCAGCCTGAAATAGAAGCAAACCAGGCATACGCAGAAATCACTTCAATCTCGAAACGTGTCAGCAAACTGTATAAACAAATCTCAGAAAAAGCGATGCTATCCCAAAGGCTCGCAACCGAAAAAGCGGAGGAGCAGGAATCGCGGATCCAGGAAATCATTTCCCAGGAGCGGAACAGGCTTGCAAGGGAGCTGCATGACTCGGTGAGCCAGCAGTTGTTTGCGGCATCGATGCTGATGTCGGCGATAAATGAAACGAAGGGGCCGTCGGAGGAACGGGAAGCGAAGCAGCTGAAGATGGTGGAGGAAATGATCCACCAATCTCAGCTTGAAATGAGGGCGCTGCTTCTGCATCTCCGGCCGGTCGCGTTGAAAGGGAAGAGCCTGCAGGAAGGGATTGAGGAACTGCTGCTCGAATTAAGACAAAAAGTTACCATGAATATCAACTGGAAGGTCGAGCCGTTTCCGCTTGATAAGGGCGTCGAAGACCATCTGTTCCGGATTTTGCAGGAGTCAATCTCGAATACGCTGCGCCATGCAAAGGCGGATCAGCTGGAAGTTCTGCTGATCCATCGTGATGGTAAAGTCATATTGAGAGTGGTTGATGACGGAATAGGCTTTAATGTTGAAGAAGCGAAAGCGGGATCATACGGGCTTCAAAACATGCACGAACGTGCGGGGGAAATCGGCGGGACATTGAAGATTGTAAGTGTTGAAAATAAAGGGACCAGGCTTGAGGTCAAAGTTCCAATATTAGTGGCGGCAGGTGAGGAAAAATGA
- a CDS encoding response regulator transcription factor, giving the protein MIKVVFVDDHEMVRIGVSSYLSAQPDIEVIGEADNGKAGVDMALELRPDIILMDLVMKEMDGIEATRQIIEQWPEAKIIIVTSFLDDEKVYPALEAGATSYMLKTSKASEIANAVRVTYSGQPVLEPEVTGKMMMKMRQKNSVELHEELTEREMEVLKLIAEGKTNQEIADELFIALKTVKTHVSNILSKLQVQDRTQAVIYAFRHSLVK; this is encoded by the coding sequence ATGATTAAAGTAGTGTTTGTAGATGATCATGAAATGGTTCGGATCGGTGTCTCATCGTATTTATCAGCCCAGCCGGATATCGAGGTAATCGGCGAAGCGGATAACGGCAAGGCGGGAGTCGATATGGCACTCGAACTGCGGCCGGATATCATCTTGATGGACCTGGTCATGAAGGAAATGGATGGCATCGAAGCGACAAGGCAGATCATTGAGCAGTGGCCGGAAGCAAAAATCATTATCGTGACCAGTTTCCTCGATGATGAAAAAGTGTATCCTGCACTTGAAGCCGGTGCGACAAGCTATATGCTGAAAACCTCTAAGGCCAGCGAAATTGCCAATGCGGTGCGGGTTACATATTCCGGCCAGCCTGTGCTTGAACCCGAAGTGACCGGGAAGATGATGATGAAAATGCGACAGAAGAACAGCGTCGAATTGCATGAAGAGCTGACCGAGCGCGAGATGGAAGTATTGAAGCTGATCGCCGAAGGCAAAACGAATCAAGAAATCGCCGATGAGCTGTTCATTGCCCTGAAAACCGTAAAAACGCATGTCAGCAATATCTTAAGCAAGCTGCAGGTTCAGGACCGCACCCAGGCAGTGATCTACGCGTTCAGGCATTCACTTGTAAAATAA
- a CDS encoding RAxF-45 family protein codes for MIKTVFVRGFWNEFLYFCRAKFAVAAVNGIRMPFFNSSISKTNGTIISFPA; via the coding sequence ATGATCAAGACTGTTTTTGTACGCGGATTTTGGAATGAGTTCCTATATTTTTGTCGTGCAAAATTTGCTGTTGCAGCTGTCAACGGGATACGTATGCCCTTTTTTAACAGCTCAATATCAAAAACAAACGGTACGATCATCTCTTTTCCCGCTTAG
- the abc-f gene encoding ribosomal protection-like ABC-F family protein, with amino-acid sequence MITCSVNKISKMYGGNLIFEDMSFEINEKDRVGLVGPNGCGKTTLLRLVAGMEEPDNGKIHWKKGLKIGYLAQIPEYDASMTAKDVLATAFEDLLDVQGEMKHMEMEMAAAGEDSHKLERLLAKYGVLQERFALGGGYEMEANIDRVANGLRIASLLDSNFNRLSGGEKTKVGLGLSLLRNPELLLLDEPTNHLDIMAAEWLAEFLKEYEGTVVIISHDRYFLDETATKILDMEDGEIDLYHTNYSGFVKEKEAKLLREFQAYEEQQRKIKKMKEAIKRLRDWANRSNPPSSALHKRATNMERALARIEKLDRPVLNRKKMSFELETGARSGKDVLVLKDVSKSFGSRELFDTIHLQLKYQDRAAIVGENGSGKTTLLKFIRNEISPDKGEVRLGSNVKIGYLSQHMELSSKEGNVLDAFRNEVVMNEGEARNVLAGFLFYGPAVFKKVSQLSGGERMRLRLAQLMHQDLNFLILDEPTNHLDIDSREVLEEALDGFEGTLLAVSHDRYFLNKLFDKVYWLESGELTEIPGNYDRARAKMEEKRKQLEDGDSEVIRPVKEPIVREKADKKTTAAPNEEELLENIEVQEAEIALIVDQMSFVSDLAVLQELHTKKEELESKCNQLYEKLEEIS; translated from the coding sequence ATGATTACATGCAGTGTGAACAAAATAAGCAAAATGTACGGCGGCAATCTCATATTCGAAGATATGTCGTTTGAAATAAATGAAAAAGACCGAGTTGGCCTGGTTGGACCAAACGGATGCGGCAAGACCACATTGCTGCGTCTTGTTGCCGGAATGGAAGAGCCGGACAATGGAAAGATTCACTGGAAAAAAGGCCTGAAGATCGGCTATCTGGCCCAGATACCGGAATATGATGCAAGCATGACTGCGAAAGATGTTTTGGCGACAGCTTTTGAAGACTTGCTGGATGTCCAGGGTGAGATGAAGCACATGGAAATGGAGATGGCAGCGGCTGGCGAGGACTCGCATAAGCTTGAAAGGCTGCTGGCAAAATACGGAGTTCTCCAGGAGAGGTTTGCTCTTGGCGGCGGTTATGAAATGGAAGCGAATATTGACAGAGTTGCCAACGGCTTGAGGATTGCAAGCCTGCTGGATTCCAATTTCAACAGATTGAGCGGCGGAGAGAAGACGAAGGTGGGCCTGGGACTGAGCCTGCTGCGTAATCCGGAGTTGCTGCTTCTAGATGAACCCACCAACCACCTTGATATCATGGCTGCCGAGTGGCTGGCAGAATTTCTGAAAGAATATGAAGGCACCGTGGTCATCATATCTCATGACCGTTATTTTCTAGATGAAACTGCGACCAAGATCCTCGATATGGAGGATGGAGAAATCGATCTCTATCACACAAATTACTCAGGATTCGTTAAGGAGAAGGAAGCGAAATTGCTGCGTGAATTCCAAGCGTACGAAGAGCAGCAGCGAAAAATCAAGAAAATGAAGGAAGCGATCAAGAGGCTGAGAGACTGGGCGAACCGGTCCAATCCTCCAAGCTCAGCGCTTCATAAGCGGGCGACGAATATGGAGAGGGCACTTGCCAGGATTGAAAAGCTCGACCGGCCGGTTTTGAACAGGAAAAAAATGAGCTTTGAACTCGAGACTGGAGCTCGCAGCGGAAAAGATGTGCTTGTTCTCAAGGATGTGAGTAAGTCCTTTGGCAGCAGGGAGCTTTTTGACACCATACATCTGCAGCTTAAATATCAGGACCGTGCGGCAATTGTCGGCGAGAATGGTTCCGGTAAAACGACACTGCTGAAGTTCATCAGGAATGAAATTTCACCCGACAAGGGAGAAGTCCGGCTTGGCAGCAATGTCAAGATTGGCTATCTGTCCCAGCATATGGAGCTTTCCAGCAAAGAGGGAAACGTTCTGGACGCATTCAGGAATGAAGTTGTCATGAATGAGGGGGAAGCCAGGAATGTTCTGGCAGGATTCCTCTTTTACGGGCCAGCGGTTTTCAAGAAAGTCTCCCAGCTGAGCGGAGGAGAACGGATGAGGCTGCGGCTCGCCCAATTGATGCATCAGGATCTCAATTTCCTGATCCTTGATGAACCGACCAACCATCTGGATATCGACTCCAGGGAGGTGCTGGAGGAAGCCCTTGATGGATTCGAGGGAACGCTGCTGGCTGTTTCCCATGACCGTTATTTCCTGAATAAACTCTTTGACAAGGTATACTGGCTTGAAAGCGGCGAGTTGACCGAAATACCCGGTAACTACGACCGGGCGAGGGCTAAGATGGAAGAAAAACGGAAGCAGCTTGAGGATGGAGATTCAGAGGTTATCCGTCCCGTTAAAGAGCCTATAGTAAGGGAAAAGGCTGATAAAAAAACTACTGCTGCTCCCAACGAAGAGGAACTGCTCGAGAACATAGAAGTACAGGAAGCGGAAATTGCTTTGATTGTAGACCAAATGTCCTTTGTCTCAGACTTAGCTGTATTGCAGGAGCTTCACACGAAAAAAGAAGAACTGGAAAGTAAATGCAATCAGCTTTATGAAAAACTGGAGGAAATCTCATAG
- a CDS encoding polysaccharide biosynthesis protein → MSTFLKGMSILVVANFLGEIVEFLVNMILARELGESGMGHYMTILPTIFLIMLLANFELPVSISKMIAEHDESYHRSMMRHAIRLAVVFTTVLLILAAIVIPIIPVFNEYHPLLKWVVMSLIPVMTITAIARGFFMGKQEMGRIAVSHFLRRAVQLVLLSAVFQYFEFGSETALLVAFCTLAGSELVVFLYLLHHFIMSYQKIKKVPGKHVSGREVRKNLVEVSVPTTGLRIFHSLTHAVQPFLIKFAIVSAGLTPDMATEQFGMMAGIAMTIGFFPAFIAHSFLIILIPTVSKAYAEKEFVKLQKLLQQVMLLTLFYGLPSVTAFYFLAEPLTMTFFHSKQAAVFLQLLAPYFLFHYFTIPMQAYLIGLGLVKDAFIHSVYATIVTFALIYLVGSRPEWGMEGVIIGMNTGSMVILLMHYMTICKKIGITWLSRNTIRDSRL, encoded by the coding sequence ATGAGTACTTTTTTAAAAGGGATGTCCATCCTCGTGGTCGCTAATTTTCTAGGCGAAATAGTGGAATTCCTCGTTAATATGATTCTTGCGCGCGAGCTTGGTGAAAGCGGGATGGGGCATTACATGACGATTTTGCCGACGATTTTCCTGATCATGCTGCTGGCAAATTTTGAACTGCCTGTGTCGATATCCAAGATGATTGCTGAGCATGATGAGTCCTACCATCGGAGCATGATGCGCCATGCCATCAGGCTGGCAGTGGTGTTTACAACGGTTCTGCTGATTTTGGCTGCTATCGTGATTCCAATCATTCCGGTTTTCAATGAATACCATCCATTGCTGAAATGGGTGGTTATGTCGCTCATCCCTGTCATGACGATCACGGCAATTGCCAGGGGGTTTTTCATGGGAAAACAGGAAATGGGGAGGATCGCGGTTTCACATTTCCTGCGGCGCGCAGTCCAGCTTGTCCTGTTATCGGCTGTTTTCCAGTATTTCGAGTTTGGCAGTGAAACCGCTCTGCTTGTGGCTTTTTGCACGCTTGCCGGGAGTGAACTCGTCGTCTTCCTGTATTTATTGCACCATTTCATCATGTCCTATCAAAAAATCAAGAAGGTGCCAGGTAAGCATGTAAGCGGCCGGGAAGTCAGAAAAAATCTGGTGGAAGTGTCGGTTCCGACGACAGGATTGAGGATTTTCCATTCCCTGACCCATGCAGTGCAGCCCTTCTTGATCAAATTTGCGATCGTAAGCGCAGGACTGACCCCGGATATGGCAACGGAACAATTCGGGATGATGGCGGGGATTGCGATGACAATTGGTTTTTTCCCGGCATTCATTGCTCATTCTTTCCTGATCATACTGATTCCGACTGTTTCAAAGGCCTATGCGGAAAAAGAATTCGTGAAGCTGCAAAAATTGCTTCAGCAGGTGATGCTGCTGACCCTGTTTTATGGCTTGCCTTCTGTAACAGCCTTTTACTTTTTGGCTGAGCCATTGACGATGACGTTTTTCCATTCAAAACAAGCGGCTGTCTTTTTGCAGCTGCTGGCACCATATTTCCTGTTCCATTATTTTACCATCCCGATGCAGGCCTATTTAATCGGGCTGGGTCTGGTAAAGGATGCTTTTATCCATTCCGTCTATGCAACCATTGTTACCTTTGCGCTCATCTATCTGGTCGGATCAAGGCCAGAATGGGGGATGGAGGGTGTTATCATTGGCATGAATACTGGCAGTATGGTCATCTTGCTGATGCATTACATGACCATTTGCAAAAAGATTGGCATCACCTGGCTGTCCAGGAACACGATCAGAGATTCCCGATTGTAA
- a CDS encoding DUF1284 domain-containing protein, with amino-acid sequence MGKVLRGHHLLCVHGFRGMGYSVEFVKKMEGIVKDIRDPGQDFYIKVVAAFDDACMSCPHRGLEICEASEGSNEHVLSMDGKVIRHLGLVPGERYLKSELVNWTAEKVEPDDLDELCKNCSWLQYGVCKEGIAQLREKNTARVSVE; translated from the coding sequence GTGGGAAAAGTATTGCGTGGGCACCATCTCCTCTGTGTGCATGGTTTCAGGGGGATGGGCTATAGTGTTGAGTTTGTTAAGAAAATGGAAGGGATCGTGAAGGATATCCGTGATCCCGGTCAGGATTTCTACATAAAAGTGGTTGCTGCTTTCGATGATGCCTGCATGTCGTGTCCGCACCGCGGGCTTGAGATTTGCGAGGCAAGCGAGGGTTCCAATGAGCATGTTTTATCGATGGACGGAAAAGTCATCCGCCATTTAGGACTTGTGCCCGGCGAGCGCTATTTAAAGTCAGAGCTGGTAAATTGGACCGCTGAAAAAGTTGAACCCGATGACCTTGATGAACTTTGCAAAAATTGCTCCTGGCTGCAATATGGGGTATGCAAGGAAGGGATCGCGCAACTTCGTGAGAAGAATACCGCAAGGGTCTCAGTGGAATAA
- a CDS encoding TrkA C-terminal domain-containing protein, giving the protein MGILFIFIYLFIVFTVIEINASIFVATGLERKVARFQVISMLTGTGFTTGESELIIDHPVRRRLGAFLILFGAFSLAVIISAISKLLEDEFYTMEIGYVAGGLLVLLLILRAPIVQHLMSGKLKSELKENYELADLPISDVLVMDEDDEVREIAIKEDSRLADMTFDDIVDMEDDIILLFIKRGEINIRNKAHETKLEPGDKLVLYGNNPKIEEKFKDA; this is encoded by the coding sequence ATGGGCATATTATTCATTTTCATATACCTGTTCATCGTTTTTACAGTGATTGAAATTAATGCATCCATTTTTGTGGCAACTGGTTTGGAACGAAAAGTAGCCAGATTCCAGGTCATCTCGATGTTAACCGGAACTGGATTTACAACAGGGGAATCCGAGCTGATTATTGACCATCCTGTCAGGAGACGACTTGGAGCATTTCTGATTTTGTTCGGAGCTTTCTCGCTGGCTGTCATTATCTCGGCCATCAGCAAACTTTTAGAGGATGAATTCTATACAATGGAAATCGGCTATGTTGCCGGAGGACTTTTGGTCCTTTTGTTAATATTGAGAGCGCCAATAGTGCAGCATTTGATGTCTGGGAAATTGAAAAGCGAGTTAAAAGAAAACTATGAGCTGGCTGATTTGCCGATTAGCGATGTCCTTGTAATGGATGAGGACGATGAGGTAAGGGAGATTGCCATTAAAGAAGATTCGCGCTTGGCTGATATGACATTCGATGATATTGTCGATATGGAAGATGACATCATCCTTTTATTCATTAAAAGAGGCGAAATCAATATCCGCAACAAAGCACATGAGACGAAATTGGAGCCTGGCGACAAACTGGTTTTATACGGCAATAACCCTAAAATCGAAGAAAAATTTAAAGATGCCTGA
- a CDS encoding magnesium transporter CorA family protein — protein sequence MKYTFNQEKWTWFDFDEGDEEKVKELVSQNSNCGEWFENIIDRKANLLNLNTEIRGEEYIWGSLIYQQDIEDKGEKNIFHFYIRKDFFITVNFDFSIIDASPIGVQKQMDQAENGIEGFFILLGEILSTYLQKIDGYEERLHNLLWEMKEQNNLKILERIYENRHELLIWKNLVVPIVEIKFIAEEAYGQGIHENSEFNRVETRVERIRMLLSEYQQAIDTMINLEEVVSTHRGNEIMKTLTVMTILFTPVTAWGAVWGMNFKVMPELEWKLGYLFAGVLIIASTAGLYYYLKVKGWMGDILKVKKKNRFFG from the coding sequence ATGAAATATACATTTAATCAGGAAAAATGGACATGGTTTGATTTCGATGAGGGAGACGAGGAGAAAGTCAAGGAGCTGGTCTCGCAAAATTCAAACTGTGGTGAATGGTTTGAAAATATTATAGACCGGAAAGCCAACCTGCTCAACCTTAACACCGAAATAAGGGGAGAGGAATACATTTGGGGCTCACTGATTTACCAACAGGATATCGAGGATAAGGGTGAAAAAAATATCTTCCATTTTTACATCCGTAAGGACTTTTTCATAACAGTTAATTTTGATTTCTCCATTATTGATGCAAGTCCAATCGGAGTACAGAAACAGATGGATCAGGCAGAAAATGGGATAGAAGGCTTTTTTATTCTTCTCGGAGAAATTTTATCGACCTATTTACAAAAAATAGATGGCTATGAAGAACGTCTTCATAATCTACTATGGGAAATGAAGGAACAGAACAATCTGAAAATCCTCGAAAGAATCTATGAAAATCGGCATGAACTCCTCATTTGGAAAAACCTGGTTGTCCCGATCGTGGAGATAAAATTCATCGCTGAGGAAGCGTATGGACAAGGAATCCATGAAAACTCCGAATTCAACCGGGTAGAGACGAGGGTAGAACGGATAAGGATGCTGCTAAGCGAATACCAGCAGGCAATTGATACGATGATCAATCTCGAAGAAGTCGTGTCCACCCACCGCGGCAATGAAATCATGAAGACCCTGACAGTCATGACGATTCTATTCACGCCAGTGACCGCATGGGGTGCTGTGTGGGGAATGAACTTCAAAGTGATGCCGGAACTGGAGTGGAAGTTAGGATATTTATTTGCAGGAGTATTAATCATCGCCTCAACAGCAGGTCTATATTATTATTTGAAGGTAAAAGGCTGGATGGGTGATATTCTGAAGGTGAAAAAGAAGAACCGATTCTTTGGGTAA
- a CDS encoding DUF3243 domain-containing protein encodes MEKDHMIHKDGEVDTSKVEETLDRMDTQQADEILGDFNEFRTYLSKRINLGKTAGLNEEQLAKTAEKVAGYLAENVAPRNKEEQLLQELWKVGNKEQQHALAHMLVKLAE; translated from the coding sequence ATGGAAAAAGATCATATGATTCATAAAGATGGCGAAGTGGATACGAGCAAGGTAGAGGAGACTCTTGATCGCATGGATACGCAGCAGGCGGATGAGATCCTTGGTGATTTCAATGAGTTCAGGACCTATTTAAGCAAACGGATCAATCTTGGTAAAACAGCTGGTTTAAATGAGGAGCAGTTGGCAAAGACCGCCGAAAAGGTAGCCGGTTATCTCGCGGAGAACGTAGCACCTCGCAATAAAGAGGAGCAGCTTTTGCAGGAGCTTTGGAAGGTTGGCAATAAAGAACAGCAGCATGCCCTTGCCCATATGCTTGTGAAATTGGCTGAATAG
- a CDS encoding Bax inhibitor-1/YccA family protein, which translates to MYAYSDHSMMPSVMRTFAFSLAIAFIGTMAGVFVPPALFLPLVIIELAMLIGVFFLRKRKAISYAFLYAFTFISGMTMYPAIAHYIAVSGANVVINALGATTVVFAGLAIYATKTKRDLSFLGGMLMAALLALIAVSIFNWIWPLSSTGMMAYSFIGILVFSGYVLFDFNRMKHYGVSPEEVPLMALNLYLDFINLFLYILRFFGILSSND; encoded by the coding sequence ATGTACGCTTACTCTGATCATTCCATGATGCCATCGGTAATGAGAACTTTCGCTTTTTCCCTGGCAATCGCCTTCATTGGCACAATGGCAGGAGTGTTCGTTCCGCCAGCACTGTTCCTTCCGCTCGTTATCATTGAGCTTGCGATGCTGATTGGGGTGTTCTTTTTACGAAAAAGGAAGGCGATATCTTATGCATTCCTCTATGCGTTTACGTTCATCTCCGGAATGACGATGTATCCGGCCATTGCCCATTACATCGCGGTTTCTGGTGCCAATGTCGTGATCAACGCGCTCGGGGCTACAACAGTTGTTTTCGCTGGTCTTGCAATTTATGCGACAAAAACAAAGCGTGACCTCAGCTTTCTTGGCGGCATGCTGATGGCAGCCTTGCTTGCTTTGATTGCGGTTAGCATTTTTAACTGGATCTGGCCGCTTAGCTCAACGGGTATGATGGCTTATTCCTTCATCGGAATACTTGTCTTCAGTGGGTATGTTTTATTCGATTTCAATAGGATGAAACATTATGGAGTGAGTCCGGAAGAAGTGCCGCTGATGGCTTTGAACCTGTATCTGGATTTCATCAATCTTTTCCTATATATCCTTCGTTTCTTCGGGATCCTATCCAGTAATGACTAA
- the mscL gene encoding large conductance mechanosensitive channel protein MscL, whose translation MWNEFKKFAFKGNVLDLAVGVIIGAAFGKIVSSLVDDIIMPIVGLLSFGEDFSTLTYKTIKYGAFVQSIVDFFLTAFAIFIFIKIISRYRKKEEAKPVVPTPDVKEELLKEIRDLLREKNSI comes from the coding sequence ATGTGGAATGAATTCAAGAAATTCGCCTTCAAAGGCAATGTGCTTGACCTTGCAGTCGGGGTCATCATCGGGGCAGCTTTTGGAAAAATCGTTTCCTCACTTGTAGATGACATTATTATGCCGATTGTAGGTCTGCTTTCATTTGGAGAGGATTTCTCAACACTTACTTACAAAACGATAAAATACGGCGCGTTCGTCCAGTCCATTGTAGACTTTTTCCTCACGGCCTTTGCCATCTTCATTTTCATCAAAATCATCAGCCGTTATCGTAAAAAGGAAGAGGCTAAGCCTGTCGTTCCTACACCAGATGTAAAAGAAGAGCTTCTAAAAGAAATCCGAGATCTTCTAAGGGAAAAAAATAGCATTTAA
- a CDS encoding LuxR C-terminal-related transcriptional regulator, whose amino-acid sequence MEHKIEDLAIRGLFLLKEYEKPFLKEWSFLKKDLRAWQNDLVSEFERMIVYGFNSLSKTTFVSTNDFIQLLVLKWQKRHHEFVDDFDAIFLISAVENLFHKTLKRKNAGFLDHQAIQVFFTRIIDKVLRTQRLEYQDDKWLKTIVGLRTVRSNWLAVIRNEKNRYKVNKVVCAEAQPATEQLVTMCESLQADHLADLSTALSRLLSPGQEAPQIITIPCLTETLMICIKDPAETITDGQKETLRKMYLKQMKLNHLESELEWKDATLLFQQRLIHSQSASEAVKMITQGLVDYLPFSRCALFIYSPGEHSGVGVHAHNVNTGSVQHIKESIAEFPLLRKYLKHFSHSKPIFIEAAAEILPGKYVREYSLKSLVVLPIYVPAENKLIGLALLDRGENKSFTVNNQTLTALIKFGQYGGELLNQYYEDAVQLFGVQHAVLTIREREVLKLIAEGASINEAADALHLSAYTVRDYISAIIHKLDAKNRTDAAVKALKMRLIQ is encoded by the coding sequence ATGGAACATAAAATTGAGGATTTAGCCATAAGAGGGTTATTTCTCTTAAAAGAGTACGAGAAACCTTTTCTTAAGGAATGGTCCTTTTTAAAGAAGGATTTAAGGGCCTGGCAAAACGACCTTGTATCAGAGTTTGAGCGGATGATTGTTTATGGCTTCAACAGTCTTTCGAAAACTACCTTTGTTTCTACAAATGATTTCATCCAGTTGCTGGTCCTGAAATGGCAAAAGCGGCATCACGAATTTGTCGATGATTTTGATGCGATCTTCCTGATCAGCGCAGTGGAAAATCTATTTCATAAAACATTAAAAAGAAAGAATGCTGGATTCCTTGATCACCAGGCAATTCAGGTTTTTTTCACGAGGATCATCGATAAGGTCCTGCGCACACAGCGGCTGGAATACCAGGATGACAAATGGCTGAAGACCATCGTCGGGCTGCGGACTGTCCGAAGCAATTGGCTCGCGGTGATCCGTAATGAAAAAAACCGATACAAGGTTAATAAAGTCGTCTGCGCTGAAGCTCAGCCGGCAACCGAACAGCTTGTCACCATGTGTGAGAGCCTTCAAGCAGACCATCTGGCTGATTTGTCGACGGCCCTTAGCAGATTGCTGTCTCCAGGCCAGGAAGCACCTCAGATCATCACAATTCCCTGCTTGACTGAAACCTTGATGATTTGTATAAAGGACCCGGCTGAGACAATCACAGATGGGCAAAAAGAAACTCTGAGAAAAATGTACTTAAAGCAGATGAAACTCAATCATCTAGAAAGCGAGCTTGAGTGGAAGGATGCCACACTACTGTTCCAGCAGCGGCTGATTCATTCGCAAAGCGCCTCGGAAGCAGTCAAAATGATCACCCAGGGTCTTGTTGATTACCTTCCATTTTCGCGCTGCGCCCTTTTCATCTACTCACCAGGCGAGCACAGCGGTGTTGGCGTCCACGCACATAATGTTAATACGGGCTCGGTCCAGCATATTAAGGAGAGTATCGCCGAATTTCCGCTTTTGCGTAAATATTTAAAGCATTTCAGCCACTCAAAGCCGATTTTCATCGAAGCCGCCGCCGAAATTTTGCCAGGAAAATATGTAAGAGAGTATAGTTTGAAGTCCCTTGTCGTCCTGCCGATTTACGTACCGGCTGAGAATAAACTGATTGGCCTCGCGCTTCTTGACCGCGGAGAAAATAAGTCATTCACCGTCAACAATCAGACTCTGACGGCTCTCATCAAGTTCGGACAATATGGCGGCGAATTATTGAACCAGTATTACGAGGATGCCGTCCAGCTCTTTGGCGTCCAGCACGCCGTCTTGACCATACGTGAACGAGAAGTACTCAAGCTCATCGCGGAAGGTGCCTCTATCAATGAAGCAGCCGACGCACTTCACCTCAGCGCCTATACGGTACGTGACTATATTTCTGCCATTATCCATAAACTGGACGCCAAGAATCGGACCGATGCTGCTGTAAAAGCTTTGAAAATGAGACTGATTCAATAA